From a single Ignavibacteria bacterium genomic region:
- a CDS encoding glutamyl-tRNA reductase, giving the protein MNLIGTSINHHTASIEQREALHLSKNEITEFMDVLRREYLTDGFVISTCNRTEIFGLPVENDLNIAKIQDALLNFKKVEGLSNKNFLNFFSCGAVKHLFSVTSGIDSLILGDSQIHGQMKEAFQLAIDMNFAGTVMRRIFDTAVKVGKRSISETAIGEGAVSVSYAAIQVVEKIFSSFENKSAIVIGAGETGELAAVHLKDKGIGKIAIANRTLSRAEELARKVYGEIVPFENLKENLHNFDIIVSATSAPGVIINLDEVKAIVKKRRGTPVCLMDLALPRDIDPAVAKLDGVFYNDIDSLGKIIDQNIKRREKEIPAVENIILEEMQNLFSWYNTLEVIPTIKKIRDFFEDIRQEEIEKIRHKIHEDDLKKLDDMTKRLVGRLLHNPTIRLRQVAESGLNYQEVANYTSVISSLFEPQGINEEIKKD; this is encoded by the coding sequence ATGAACCTGATTGGTACTTCAATAAATCATCATACAGCATCCATCGAACAGAGAGAGGCACTTCACCTTTCGAAGAACGAGATAACCGAGTTCATGGATGTCCTCAGAAGAGAATATCTTACTGACGGATTTGTAATATCCACCTGTAACCGAACAGAGATATTCGGGTTACCGGTTGAGAACGACCTGAATATAGCAAAGATTCAGGATGCACTTCTCAATTTTAAAAAAGTGGAGGGGCTGTCGAATAAAAATTTCCTCAACTTTTTCTCATGTGGTGCTGTTAAACATCTGTTTAGTGTCACTTCAGGCATTGATTCTTTGATTCTTGGTGACAGTCAGATACACGGCCAGATGAAAGAGGCTTTCCAACTCGCAATTGACATGAATTTTGCGGGAACGGTAATGAGGAGAATTTTTGATACCGCAGTAAAAGTGGGAAAGAGAAGCATATCCGAAACTGCAATAGGTGAAGGCGCGGTATCAGTGAGTTATGCAGCGATTCAGGTTGTTGAAAAGATTTTTTCCTCTTTTGAAAACAAATCAGCAATCGTGATAGGCGCAGGCGAGACGGGTGAACTGGCGGCAGTTCACTTGAAGGACAAAGGGATCGGAAAAATAGCAATTGCGAACAGAACCCTTTCAAGGGCGGAGGAGCTCGCAAGAAAAGTTTATGGTGAAATAGTCCCGTTCGAAAACCTTAAAGAGAATTTGCACAATTTTGATATAATTGTTTCCGCGACTTCCGCTCCGGGAGTAATTATCAATCTTGATGAGGTTAAGGCGATAGTTAAGAAAAGAAGGGGGACGCCCGTCTGTTTGATGGACCTGGCACTTCCAAGAGACATTGACCCTGCAGTTGCAAAACTTGATGGTGTGTTCTATAATGATATCGATTCCCTTGGGAAGATAATCGATCAGAACATCAAGAGGCGGGAAAAAGAGATTCCTGCAGTAGAGAATATCATTCTTGAGGAGATGCAGAATCTTTTTAGCTGGTACAACACCCTTGAAGTAATACCGACCATTAAAAAAATTCGTGATTTCTTCGAGGATATCAGACAGGAAGAGATTGAAAAAATAAGACACAAAATTCATGAGGATGACCTCAAAAAGCTTGATGACATGACAAAGAGGCTTGTCGGGCGTTTGCTCCACAATCCTACGATCAGGCTAAGACAGGTGGCGGAAAGCGGTCTGAATTATCAGGAAGTAGCGAACTACACTTCCGTTATCTCAAGTCTGTTTGAACCACAAGGCATTAACGAAGAAATCAAAAAAGATTAA
- the hemC gene encoding hydroxymethylbilane synthase — MKIRIGTRQSKLALWQTEHVKSELMRHHPGIEVEVIHINTKGDKILDVALSKIGDKGLFTKELETALLEGQVDLAVHSLKDLETNMPKGLALAAVSKRHDVNDVLIAREKGTTIDSLPENGTVATGSLRRRSQLLNLRPDLKVAELRGNVPTRIQKFLDSDWDAIILARAGVERLGLEEHISSIIPIDLMLPAVGQGALGLQTREDDVESMKIVDCLHDNNIFAAVSAERAFLRQLEGGCQVPIAAHAITKPNGLFLKAYIGTIDGTQAMRGYVRGSKFEAEELGIGLAKDMFDDGGKEIIATIDRIS; from the coding sequence ATGAAAATTAGAATTGGTACAAGACAAAGCAAACTTGCTTTATGGCAGACTGAACATGTAAAATCAGAGTTGATGAGACATCACCCTGGTATCGAAGTGGAAGTAATTCACATAAACACCAAGGGAGACAAGATTCTGGATGTCGCACTCTCAAAAATCGGTGACAAGGGACTTTTTACGAAAGAACTTGAAACAGCACTTCTTGAAGGACAGGTTGACCTCGCTGTTCACTCTCTGAAGGATCTGGAAACAAACATGCCGAAGGGACTCGCTTTGGCTGCAGTTTCAAAAAGACATGATGTAAACGATGTACTGATCGCCCGTGAAAAGGGGACGACAATAGATTCACTCCCTGAAAACGGAACTGTAGCAACAGGATCGCTTAGACGAAGGAGTCAGCTCTTAAATTTAAGACCCGATCTTAAAGTTGCCGAACTTAGGGGAAATGTACCAACCAGAATTCAAAAATTTCTCGACAGCGATTGGGATGCCATTATCCTTGCGAGAGCAGGAGTTGAGAGACTTGGGCTGGAAGAACATATATCCTCAATCATTCCGATTGATTTGATGCTACCCGCAGTCGGTCAGGGTGCACTCGGGCTTCAAACCCGTGAAGATGATGTGGAATCGATGAAAATAGTCGATTGCCTGCATGATAATAATATCTTCGCTGCGGTTTCTGCTGAAAGAGCGTTTCTCCGTCAACTTGAAGGAGGTTGTCAGGTGCCGATCGCCGCTCATGCTATCACTAAACCAAACGGACTTTTCCTGAAGGCGTATATTGGGACAATTGACGGGACACAGGCGATGAGAGGATATGTAAGAGGCAGCAAATTCGAAGCTGAAGAACTCGGCATCGGACTTGCCAAAGACATGTTTGACGATGGTGGGAAAGAAATAATTGCCACAATTGACAGGATTTCCTGA
- the ccsA gene encoding cytochrome c biogenesis protein CcsA, with protein MLETIHLLNYSLPILYAVIFSVYLVDFFKDKPVLHNVKRIFLFVTLIIHTVYLLLWTIHFDHPPITTKFEIFTVLACSVAFSYFLIELSSDIRATGSFIILFSLVFQTISSLFIQDLVDVPAVLKNRLLGLHVISALFGYAAITISAVYAILFTVQYKKIKLNQFGLIFNRLPSLEMLEKLAVNSVFVGFALLTIAILIGTIWLPVAFPNFSLLDPKLLSTGAVWLIYGIGIVTRFTTGLYGKKFMIYSITGFVAAIIALGITGILGSSFHQFNK; from the coding sequence ATGCTTGAGACCATTCACCTGCTAAATTATTCTCTCCCGATCCTTTATGCTGTGATATTTTCCGTTTATCTCGTCGATTTTTTCAAAGATAAACCTGTATTGCACAATGTGAAGAGGATATTTTTATTCGTAACACTGATCATACACACTGTATATCTTCTTTTGTGGACTATTCATTTTGACCATCCGCCAATTACAACAAAGTTTGAAATATTCACAGTTTTGGCTTGTTCGGTCGCCTTTTCCTATTTTCTGATCGAGTTGTCTTCAGACATAAGAGCAACCGGTTCTTTCATCATTCTGTTTTCACTCGTTTTTCAAACCATATCGTCACTTTTCATACAGGATTTGGTTGATGTTCCTGCCGTATTAAAGAACAGACTTCTTGGCTTGCATGTAATTTCGGCACTGTTCGGATATGCAGCCATTACCATTTCTGCGGTCTATGCCATTTTGTTTACCGTGCAGTACAAGAAAATCAAACTTAATCAGTTCGGGTTGATATTCAACAGGCTTCCGAGTCTTGAAATGCTCGAAAAACTCGCAGTAAATTCGGTTTTTGTGGGATTTGCTCTTCTTACCATAGCCATACTGATCGGAACGATCTGGTTACCTGTGGCATTTCCGAATTTTAGCCTTCTCGATCCAAAACTCCTCTCTACCGGAGCAGTATGGCTCATATACGGGATTGGAATCGTAACCCGTTTCACAACCGGTCTTTACGGTAAAAAATTCATGATCTACTCGATAACCGGTTTTGTAGCTGCAATCATAGCACTTGGGATCACCGGTATCCTGGGGTCAAGTTTCCATCAATTTAACAAATAA